The following coding sequences are from one Thermocrinis jamiesonii window:
- the ilvD gene encoding dihydroxy-acid dehydratase — translation MLRSDAIKKGVERAPHRALLRACGLTDEDFDKPLIGIANSYIDIIPGHVHLREFVEPIKEEVRKAGGVPIEFNVIGVDDGIAMGHYGMHYSLPSRELIADCIETVVEAHQLDALICIPNCDKIVPGMLMAAVRLNIPTIFISGGPMLAGELNGKKVDLISVFEGIGQLKAGKINEGQLKLIEQSACPTCGSCSGMFTANSMNCITEVLGLALPGNGTIPAVDPRRELLARKAARRIMELLKEDIRPRDILTIEAFDNAFAVDIAMGGSTNTVLHLLAIANEAGIDYDLNRINEISKRTPTLCKISPSSHYHIQDLDSVGGIPTILKEMIRGGYLPYPDKLTVSGKTLREIADSAPDADGEVVRRIENPYSKDGGLAVLFGNLAPEGSVVKTAGVDEKMLVFKGKAICFDSEEEAVEGIMSGKVQPGHVVVIRYEGPKGGPGMREMLSPTSAIMGMGLGDKVALITDGRFSGGTRGACVGHISPEAAAGGPIGIVQDGDEILIDIPNRRIELLISEEEFKRRMESFKPKEKEIKSRWLRRYVKFVQSASKGAVLLA, via the coding sequence ATGCTAAGAAGCGATGCTATAAAGAAAGGGGTAGAAAGGGCACCGCATAGGGCACTTTTGAGGGCCTGTGGGCTAACAGATGAAGACTTTGATAAACCACTTATAGGCATAGCCAACTCCTACATAGACATAATCCCAGGACATGTGCATCTTAGGGAGTTTGTGGAACCTATAAAAGAGGAGGTACGCAAAGCGGGTGGTGTGCCAATAGAGTTTAACGTCATAGGAGTGGATGATGGTATTGCAATGGGGCATTACGGTATGCACTACTCTTTGCCCTCAAGGGAACTCATAGCGGACTGTATAGAGACTGTAGTAGAAGCCCACCAGCTTGATGCACTAATTTGCATACCAAACTGCGATAAGATAGTGCCTGGTATGCTCATGGCTGCGGTCAGGTTAAACATTCCTACCATCTTCATAAGCGGTGGTCCCATGCTGGCGGGAGAGCTAAACGGAAAAAAGGTGGATCTGATAAGTGTTTTTGAAGGTATAGGACAGCTCAAGGCTGGAAAAATAAACGAGGGACAACTAAAACTCATAGAGCAGTCTGCCTGTCCCACCTGTGGCAGTTGTTCTGGGATGTTCACTGCCAACTCTATGAACTGTATTACAGAAGTTTTAGGTCTTGCTCTTCCGGGAAACGGCACCATACCGGCGGTGGATCCAAGAAGGGAGCTTTTGGCAAGAAAAGCAGCAAGAAGGATAATGGAGCTTTTGAAAGAAGACATAAGGCCCAGAGACATTCTTACCATAGAAGCCTTTGACAATGCCTTTGCGGTAGATATTGCCATGGGTGGTTCTACCAACACAGTTTTGCACCTTTTGGCAATAGCCAACGAAGCAGGGATAGATTACGACCTAAACAGGATAAACGAGATCTCAAAGAGAACGCCAACCCTTTGTAAGATCTCACCCTCATCTCATTATCACATTCAGGACTTGGACAGTGTGGGAGGCATACCGACGATCCTTAAAGAGATGATAAGGGGTGGATACCTGCCCTATCCGGACAAGCTTACAGTTAGCGGAAAGACCTTAAGGGAAATAGCAGATTCTGCTCCAGATGCGGATGGCGAAGTGGTAAGAAGGATAGAGAATCCCTACTCAAAGGATGGAGGCTTGGCGGTTTTGTTTGGCAACCTTGCTCCAGAGGGTAGCGTGGTGAAAACTGCGGGCGTAGATGAAAAGATGCTCGTTTTTAAGGGTAAAGCCATATGCTTTGACTCAGAAGAGGAAGCGGTAGAAGGTATTATGTCTGGTAAAGTTCAACCGGGACATGTGGTAGTTATAAGGTATGAAGGTCCGAAGGGTGGTCCGGGTATGAGGGAGATGCTCTCTCCCACATCCGCCATCATGGGTATGGGCTTGGGAGACAAAGTCGCTTTGATCACAGACGGAAGGTTTTCCGGTGGAACGAGGGGAGCATGTGTGGGACATATCTCACCAGAGGCTGCCGCAGGAGGTCCCATAGGCATAGTCCAAGACGGAGACGAGATACTTATAGACATACCAAACAGAAGGATTGAGCTTTTGATATCGGAGGAAGAGTTTAAAAGAAGGATGGAAAGCTTCAAACCAAAGGAGAAAGAAATAAAAAGTAGGTGGTTAAGAAGATACGTAAAGTTTGTCCAAAGCGCTTCTAAGGGAGCAGTCCTTTTGGCTTAA
- a CDS encoding Eco57I restriction-modification methylase domain-containing protein: MSGKELAKNLAFDFSLEKLRDFFFHKGFTVKDRETFIELSGSNGEIVESIKLVATKDLEDTRSFSIYAIKLNQDITERSSKKRQFQIAKDVLKAESLSAGIFVFYTDEKKPFRFSLVFKESYGTKAEYSPYKRYTYYVSPHLTNKTFIDQVGNADFSSLKSVKSAFSVSPVTKEFYKEIQNWYFWAMDKVWFPEDYKHSEDPQKDEEIRIATNLIRLITRLMFVWFLKEKGLVPEDLFDKEKLKRMVKDFGKGNNYYNAILQNLFFAVLNQKIEDRRFAKDDGFFANRNEYGVKTLLRYKDKFLISEEEVLELFGQIPFINGGLFDCLDKEDENGRVIYVDGFSRNPEKQAKVPDYLFFQEKEERVDLSKYGLGKREPVRGLIEILKSYNFTVDEATPIDQEIALDPEMLGKVFENLLAAYVPETAETARKATGSYYTPREIVDYMVDESLKEYFKTHSKLTEEQIEKLLSYTEDAPELTEDQRHEIIELIDRLKVLDPACGSGAFPMGILHKLVHILQKIDPNNELWYETQYQRAIKESEEAFKKLELDKSEREEILKEINESFDESLNYPDYARKLYLIENCIYGVDIQPIAVQISKLRFFISLLIDQKVDKSKENFGIRPLPNLETNFVAANTLIGLERNNHIWRTQEIKDLEEQIKRVRHRYFNAKTRKQKLELQKKDKELREKLKEKLEKAKLPAETAEKIAKFDPYDQNASSDWFDPEWMFGVTDGFDIVIGNPPHGARIEDYKMRILGKFKFYETRKNSASLFIEQGFHLLKELGVLSFIIPKSFTYVKSWEKPRVFSVFHNRLLSVIDVSKAFENVKLEQVIVICKKEKINEDYFFKTGDYWGDSVNYITLSNTNLIKKLGIIPVYIDELKFAIYNKIIKDTVLLNQISYTCRGLPFQKYITPDGDIEVIRGDNIGKFTIYGDIKKISIPKMDEQNKKKLNLLRKQKIISQNIVAHAMKPFDRIIIIATFDNIGYLTLDTVMNTFIYDISTYSYNYILGILNSRLAEWFYYWFVYNRAIRTMHFDEYYIGKLPVKKVNFKNFEIIKTLESLVDQILSIKKQNPDEDTSHLEKQIDQLVYKLYDLTEEEIKIIESS; the protein is encoded by the coding sequence ATGAGCGGGAAAGAGTTAGCTAAAAATCTTGCCTTTGATTTTTCCCTTGAAAAACTTAGAGATTTTTTCTTTCATAAAGGTTTTACTGTAAAAGATAGAGAAACTTTTATTGAGCTAAGCGGTAGTAATGGAGAAATCGTAGAATCTATTAAGCTTGTTGCTACTAAGGACCTTGAAGATACAAGGAGTTTTAGCATTTATGCCATAAAACTAAATCAAGACATTACAGAACGAAGCAGTAAGAAAAGACAGTTTCAGATAGCTAAGGACGTGCTTAAAGCAGAGAGCTTGTCCGCAGGGATTTTTGTATTTTATACAGACGAAAAAAAGCCCTTTCGCTTTTCCTTAGTTTTCAAAGAATCTTACGGCACAAAGGCAGAGTATAGTCCTTACAAAAGATACACTTACTACGTTAGCCCCCATTTAACGAACAAGACCTTTATTGACCAAGTGGGAAATGCGGACTTTTCGTCCCTTAAAAGTGTAAAATCCGCCTTTTCTGTGTCTCCTGTTACAAAGGAATTCTACAAAGAGATCCAAAACTGGTATTTTTGGGCTATGGACAAGGTGTGGTTTCCAGAAGATTACAAGCACAGCGAAGACCCACAAAAGGACGAGGAAATAAGGATAGCGACAAACCTAATAAGACTTATAACAAGGCTAATGTTCGTGTGGTTTCTCAAAGAGAAAGGACTTGTTCCAGAGGATTTGTTTGATAAAGAAAAATTAAAAAGGATGGTAAAAGACTTTGGCAAGGGAAACAACTACTACAACGCCATACTTCAAAATCTTTTCTTTGCAGTGCTAAATCAGAAGATAGAAGATCGTAGGTTTGCAAAGGATGACGGATTTTTTGCAAACAGAAATGAGTATGGAGTAAAAACGCTTTTGAGATACAAGGATAAGTTTTTGATTTCTGAAGAGGAAGTTTTAGAGCTTTTCGGTCAAATACCATTTATAAACGGTGGGCTTTTTGACTGTCTTGACAAAGAAGACGAAAATGGAAGGGTAATCTATGTTGATGGCTTTTCAAGAAACCCAGAAAAGCAGGCAAAGGTGCCAGACTATCTTTTCTTCCAAGAAAAGGAAGAAAGGGTAGATCTTTCTAAATACGGGCTTGGTAAAAGGGAGCCTGTAAGAGGTCTGATTGAAATTCTTAAAAGCTATAACTTCACCGTAGATGAAGCAACGCCTATAGACCAAGAAATAGCCCTTGACCCGGAAATGCTCGGTAAGGTTTTTGAAAACTTACTTGCCGCTTATGTTCCAGAAACTGCAGAAACTGCAAGAAAGGCAACAGGAAGCTATTACACACCAAGGGAAATTGTAGATTATATGGTAGACGAAAGTTTGAAAGAATACTTCAAAACCCACTCAAAGCTAACGGAAGAACAAATAGAAAAACTCCTTTCTTACACAGAGGATGCGCCAGAGCTAACCGAAGACCAAAGGCATGAAATCATAGAGCTAATAGACAGATTGAAGGTATTGGACCCTGCCTGCGGTAGCGGTGCCTTTCCTATGGGAATTCTTCACAAGCTTGTGCATATTCTCCAAAAGATAGACCCGAACAATGAACTTTGGTATGAAACACAGTATCAAAGGGCAATTAAAGAATCAGAAGAAGCGTTTAAAAAACTGGAACTGGATAAGTCAGAAAGAGAAGAGATATTGAAAGAGATAAACGAGTCTTTTGATGAAAGCTTAAATTATCCAGATTATGCAAGAAAGCTTTATTTGATAGAAAACTGCATTTATGGTGTGGATATTCAACCTATTGCGGTGCAAATAAGCAAGCTAAGGTTTTTTATATCTCTTTTGATTGACCAAAAGGTGGATAAGTCTAAGGAAAACTTTGGCATAAGACCACTTCCAAATCTTGAGACAAACTTTGTGGCTGCGAATACGCTTATAGGGCTGGAAAGGAACAATCATATTTGGCGCACTCAAGAAATTAAAGATCTTGAAGAACAGATAAAAAGAGTGCGCCACAGGTATTTTAATGCAAAGACAAGAAAGCAAAAGCTTGAGCTTCAAAAAAAGGATAAGGAGCTAAGGGAAAAACTAAAGGAAAAATTAGAAAAGGCTAAGCTTCCGGCTGAAACCGCTGAGAAGATAGCAAAGTTTGATCCATACGACCAAAATGCATCTTCTGATTGGTTTGACCCTGAGTGGATGTTTGGGGTAACGGATGGGTTTGATATTGTGATAGGGAATCCGCCTCACGGTGCAAGAATTGAAGATTACAAAATGAGAATTTTAGGCAAATTTAAATTTTATGAAACGAGAAAAAACTCAGCGTCATTATTTATAGAACAAGGTTTTCATCTATTAAAAGAACTTGGAGTTTTATCCTTTATAATTCCTAAGTCATTTACTTATGTAAAAAGCTGGGAAAAACCAAGAGTTTTTTCTGTCTTTCACAATAGATTACTTTCAGTAATTGATGTAAGTAAGGCTTTTGAAAATGTTAAACTCGAACAAGTTATCGTGATATGTAAAAAAGAAAAAATCAATGAAGATTACTTTTTCAAAACTGGAGATTATTGGGGAGATAGTGTTAATTACATAACATTATCAAATACGAATTTGATAAAAAAGTTGGGGATAATACCTGTCTATATAGACGAATTAAAATTTGCGATTTACAATAAAATTATTAAAGATACTGTTTTACTAAACCAAATTTCTTACACGTGTAGAGGTTTACCATTTCAAAAATACATTACGCCTGATGGTGATATAGAAGTTATAAGAGGTGACAATATTGGAAAATTCACCATATACGGAGATATAAAAAAGATTTCCATACCTAAAATGGACGAACAGAATAAGAAGAAATTAAATCTTCTCAGAAAGCAAAAGATAATTTCGCAAAATATAGTTGCTCATGCTATGAAACCTTTTGATAGGATAATAATAATAGCTACCTTTGACAATATAGGTTATTTAACCCTAGATACTGTTATGAATACGTTTATATACGATATTTCAACTTACAGCTACAATTATATTTTGGGGATTTTGAACTCAAGATTAGCAGAGTGGTTTTATTACTGGTTTGTATACAACCGTGCCATAAGAACAATGCATTTTGATGAGTATTACATAGGGAAATTACCCGTAAAGAAAGTGAACTTTAAAAATTTTGAAATAATTAAGACCTTGGAAAGCTTGGTTGATCAAATCCTCTCCATCAAAAAACAAAACCCAGACGAAGACACAAGCCATTTAGAAAAGCAAATAGACCAGCTTGTTTATAAGCTTTACGATTTAACAGAGGAAGAGATAAAAATAATAGAAAGCTCTTAG
- a CDS encoding helicase-related protein → MGQNFITNAEEKTLEDRLKTLIKHSKELKFLVGFFYFSGINVLYEALKEKEEEIKEDFIKVLVGLGVDKTVYGLYEVEKEQRNVEEIKESFLKSIERAFTSEELDKKEIYEQVKFFLKLLKDRKLVIRKTIKPNHAKLYLFKLDHELLRNAFITGSSNLTKAGLKSQEEFNVEIKDYGFEDAEKYFDERWNTAVEISKDDIINIFRNRTFFKEITPFIAYAYLLKNYLELHQEKLPLVELEELMKRRGYKPYDYQLSAVAQAVACCEDHGGVILADVVGLGKTVIACLTAKALGKRGIVVCPPHLVGDDAKTSGWKKYLEDFELYGWEVFSLGKLEEAKKFSDTHRIEVVIVDEAHRFRNQKTESYYHLSEICRGKTVILLTATPFNNKPADIFALLKLFTIPKKSTLTLDGDLVSKFNKYDNEFRKLAYIRNYYNSADQDKRDRAKRYYKELFGGKEIDLSEVERRAKELSQKIKAVIEKVTIRRNRLDLKYYKDKVEIPEVKNPEEWFFELSKEQLEFYDEVIQAFYEPEEGGRFHGAIYIPIKYEKEKGYIPEEEALGNEEENFLYVYQRNLYDFMRRLLVKRFESSFKAFYQSLDNFIEIHQKALQFAKKTGMFILDRKLMEGLVEEDDKEIEKKLEEYKKRLESGEINKKYHKIYNVNKLKKEFLEHIEEDIKLFEDLKQKMEKLNLLKEDPKVNRLVVGIKELLKENMKVVIFTEYIDTAKYLKEVLEREFQGKVLSAIGNIGKETYEKILKNFDAQYKEQEDQYCILVTTDKLSEGINLNRAGVVINYDIPWNPVRVIQRVGRINRIGKKLYDEIRIINFFPTERGADIVKSREIAETKMFMIHHVLGEDAKIFSPDEEPKPSELYRRLNTYQEEEESFFSKVKKEYEDLLEKHPWIKNELENVPNRVKVAKKGDKNELMVFIRKGKNLFVGYKDYSEKKPVEVSFEEIYEKIKANPKDKREELSEEFWEHYQQIIESSNFGPAKKPKNENSLEVKAQNMISTLLKREELKEDAKFLNALMEDLVEYQTLSEYVLQEIVSWERLLKKPEELKKRIKELKEELGENFLEKVKARLKEEERDVIIAIENIGL, encoded by the coding sequence ATGGGCCAAAACTTTATTACCAATGCAGAAGAGAAAACCTTAGAAGACAGGTTAAAAACTCTTATAAAACACAGCAAAGAATTGAAGTTTCTTGTGGGCTTTTTTTACTTTTCGGGTATTAATGTCCTTTACGAAGCACTAAAGGAAAAAGAGGAAGAAATAAAAGAAGATTTTATTAAGGTCCTTGTAGGTTTGGGCGTGGATAAGACTGTTTATGGACTTTATGAAGTGGAAAAAGAACAAAGAAACGTGGAAGAGATAAAGGAAAGCTTTTTAAAGTCCATAGAAAGGGCTTTCACTTCGGAGGAATTGGATAAAAAAGAGATCTACGAGCAGGTAAAGTTTTTCTTGAAGCTTTTAAAGGATAGAAAGTTGGTCATAAGAAAAACCATAAAACCAAATCATGCAAAGTTGTATCTTTTCAAATTGGATCATGAGCTTTTGCGTAATGCCTTTATCACCGGCAGTTCTAATCTAACCAAAGCTGGACTAAAAAGCCAAGAAGAGTTTAACGTAGAAATAAAGGATTATGGTTTTGAAGATGCGGAAAAATACTTTGACGAAAGGTGGAATACGGCGGTAGAAATTTCTAAAGACGACATAATAAACATTTTCAGAAATAGGACATTTTTCAAAGAGATCACACCCTTTATAGCCTACGCATATCTTTTGAAGAATTACTTAGAACTGCACCAAGAAAAACTTCCTTTGGTTGAGTTAGAGGAGTTAATGAAAAGAAGGGGATATAAACCTTACGATTATCAGCTTTCTGCGGTTGCACAAGCGGTTGCCTGTTGTGAAGATCACGGAGGAGTAATACTGGCGGATGTGGTTGGACTTGGGAAAACCGTCATTGCATGCCTCACTGCTAAAGCCTTGGGCAAGAGAGGAATTGTTGTGTGTCCTCCCCATTTGGTGGGGGATGATGCAAAAACTTCTGGATGGAAAAAATATTTGGAGGACTTTGAACTTTACGGTTGGGAAGTTTTTTCTTTGGGAAAGCTTGAAGAGGCTAAAAAGTTTTCTGACACTCACAGAATAGAAGTGGTAATCGTAGACGAAGCACACCGCTTTAGAAACCAAAAAACAGAGAGCTATTACCATCTTAGCGAAATCTGTAGAGGGAAAACAGTTATACTCCTTACCGCTACACCTTTTAACAACAAACCAGCAGACATCTTTGCCCTTTTAAAGCTCTTTACCATTCCCAAAAAATCAACGCTTACCTTAGATGGAGACCTCGTAAGCAAGTTTAACAAATACGACAACGAATTCAGAAAACTTGCTTACATCAGAAACTACTACAACTCTGCTGACCAAGACAAAAGAGATAGGGCGAAAAGGTATTACAAAGAGCTTTTTGGGGGAAAAGAAATAGACCTCTCGGAGGTGGAAAGGCGTGCAAAGGAGCTTTCACAAAAAATAAAGGCAGTCATTGAAAAGGTAACCATCAGAAGAAACCGCTTGGACCTAAAGTATTACAAAGATAAGGTGGAAATACCAGAAGTAAAGAATCCTGAGGAGTGGTTTTTTGAACTAAGCAAAGAACAGCTTGAATTTTACGATGAAGTAATACAAGCCTTTTATGAACCAGAAGAAGGTGGAAGGTTCCACGGAGCCATATACATTCCCATAAAGTATGAAAAAGAAAAAGGTTATATACCAGAAGAAGAAGCTTTGGGAAACGAGGAAGAGAACTTCTTATATGTTTATCAAAGGAACCTGTATGACTTTATGAGAAGGCTTTTGGTAAAGCGTTTTGAGAGCAGTTTCAAAGCCTTTTATCAAAGTTTGGATAACTTTATAGAAATCCATCAAAAAGCCCTGCAGTTTGCCAAAAAAACAGGAATGTTTATCTTAGACAGAAAGCTAATGGAAGGATTAGTAGAAGAAGACGATAAGGAGATAGAAAAAAAATTGGAAGAATACAAAAAAAGGCTTGAAAGCGGTGAAATCAACAAAAAGTATCACAAGATATACAATGTTAACAAATTGAAAAAAGAGTTTTTGGAACACATAGAGGAGGATATAAAGCTTTTTGAAGACCTAAAGCAGAAAATGGAAAAACTAAATCTTTTAAAAGAAGACCCGAAGGTAAATAGACTTGTGGTAGGCATAAAAGAACTTTTGAAAGAAAACATGAAAGTGGTAATCTTTACTGAATACATAGATACTGCCAAATATTTAAAAGAAGTCCTTGAAAGGGAATTTCAAGGCAAGGTCCTTTCTGCAATAGGAAACATAGGAAAGGAAACTTACGAGAAAATTCTTAAAAATTTTGATGCCCAATACAAAGAGCAGGAAGACCAATACTGTATTCTCGTAACAACTGACAAGCTTTCGGAAGGTATAAACCTAAACAGGGCAGGTGTAGTAATAAACTACGACATTCCTTGGAACCCTGTTAGAGTAATCCAAAGGGTTGGAAGGATCAACCGCATAGGCAAAAAGCTCTACGACGAAATAAGAATTATCAACTTCTTTCCTACTGAAAGGGGGGCAGACATAGTCAAATCAAGAGAAATTGCAGAGACTAAGATGTTTATGATTCACCATGTTTTGGGGGAAGATGCCAAAATATTTTCTCCTGATGAAGAACCAAAGCCATCCGAACTCTACCGAAGACTGAACACATATCAAGAGGAAGAGGAAAGCTTTTTCTCAAAGGTAAAAAAGGAATACGAGGATTTACTTGAAAAACATCCTTGGATAAAGAATGAGCTTGAAAATGTGCCAAATAGGGTAAAGGTTGCAAAAAAGGGAGATAAGAATGAGTTGATGGTTTTCATAAGGAAGGGTAAAAATCTGTTTGTTGGATACAAGGACTATAGTGAAAAGAAACCTGTAGAAGTTAGCTTTGAAGAGATCTACGAAAAAATAAAAGCAAACCCAAAAGATAAAAGAGAAGAACTATCGGAAGAGTTTTGGGAGCATTACCAACAGATCATTGAAAGCTCAAATTTTGGTCCTGCTAAAAAACCAAAGAACGAAAACAGCTTGGAAGTAAAGGCACAAAACATGATATCCACTCTCTTAAAAAGGGAAGAGCTAAAAGAGGATGCAAAGTTTTTGAACGCACTTATGGAAGACTTAGTAGAGTATCAGACTCTTTCTGAGTATGTGCTTCAGGAAATAGTTAGTTGGGAAAGACTTTTAAAAAAGCCAGAGGAACTCAAGAAAAGAATAAAGGAATTAAAAGAAGAGCTTGGAGAAAACTTTTTGGAAAAGGTTAAAGCCCGTCTAAAGGAAGAAGAAAGGGATGTTATAATAGCTATTGAAAACATAGGTTTATGA
- the glgB gene encoding 1,4-alpha-glucan branching protein GlgB gives MEFYSPITDYDVYLFKEGTHTRLYRKLGAHLVEGGCHFAVWAPNAKEVFVFGDFNDWNKFSHPLTKRKDPSGIWETFVPGVWKGCKYKYFVVGADGVGREKSDPFAFFCEQPPGNASIVWDLSYHWQDEAWMRERGKRIDYHAPVSIYEVHLGSWRRVPEDQNRFLQYREMADWLGKYVEEMGFTHVEFLPVMEHPFYGSWGYQITNYFAPTSRYGTPQDFMYLIDSLHQRGIGVILDWVPSHFPTDEHGLAYFDGTHLYEYEDWRKRWHPDWNSFVFDYGKPEVRSFLLSSAHFWIDVYHADGLRVDAVASMLYLDYSRSEWVPNIYGGKENLEAIEFLRKLNETLYGDFPDIHTIAEESTAWPMVSRPTYVGGLGFGYKWNMGWMNDILFYFSKDPIYRKYHHDKLTFSVWYAFYENFILPLSHDEVVHGKGSLLNKMPKDDWQKFANLRLLLSYMYAFPGKKLLFMGGEFGQWKEWDHNNSLDWHLLEYAPHQGIQRLVKDLNHIYRREKALHELDCDPQGFEWVDFSDYEQSIISFLRKSKDGETILVVCNFTPVPRYNYRVGVPKKGAWIEIFNSDSELYGGANIGNMGRAKAEAVPFHGRPYSLSLTLPPLGAVFLKCFG, from the coding sequence ATGGAGTTTTACTCACCTATAACGGATTATGATGTTTATCTGTTTAAAGAAGGCACGCACACGAGGCTTTACAGAAAGCTTGGCGCCCACCTTGTGGAAGGGGGATGCCATTTTGCTGTTTGGGCTCCAAACGCTAAGGAAGTATTTGTTTTCGGAGACTTTAACGACTGGAACAAGTTTTCCCATCCGTTGACAAAAAGAAAGGACCCTTCTGGCATATGGGAAACCTTTGTTCCCGGTGTTTGGAAGGGTTGCAAGTATAAATACTTTGTGGTTGGTGCAGATGGTGTGGGAAGAGAAAAGTCAGACCCTTTTGCCTTCTTTTGCGAACAGCCACCGGGTAATGCGTCCATAGTTTGGGACCTGAGCTATCATTGGCAAGATGAAGCTTGGATGAGGGAAAGGGGAAAACGCATTGATTATCATGCTCCTGTGAGCATCTACGAGGTGCATTTAGGCTCTTGGAGGAGGGTGCCAGAGGATCAAAACAGGTTCCTTCAATACCGAGAAATGGCCGATTGGCTTGGAAAGTATGTGGAAGAAATGGGATTTACTCATGTGGAGTTTTTGCCTGTGATGGAACATCCCTTTTATGGTTCTTGGGGATATCAGATTACCAACTACTTTGCTCCCACCTCAAGGTATGGCACACCCCAGGACTTTATGTATCTTATAGATAGCCTGCACCAAAGGGGCATAGGGGTGATCTTAGATTGGGTCCCTTCCCACTTTCCCACAGACGAACACGGACTTGCATACTTTGACGGCACCCATCTTTATGAATACGAAGACTGGAGAAAAAGGTGGCACCCAGACTGGAACAGCTTTGTCTTTGATTATGGCAAGCCAGAAGTCAGGTCTTTCCTTTTGAGCTCTGCTCACTTTTGGATAGATGTTTATCATGCAGATGGGCTAAGAGTAGATGCGGTTGCGTCTATGCTTTACTTGGACTATTCCCGATCTGAGTGGGTCCCAAACATCTACGGCGGTAAAGAAAACTTGGAAGCCATAGAGTTTTTGAGAAAACTCAACGAAACCCTTTACGGGGACTTTCCAGACATTCACACCATAGCGGAGGAATCTACTGCCTGGCCTATGGTAAGCAGACCCACTTACGTAGGGGGACTTGGCTTTGGCTACAAGTGGAACATGGGATGGATGAACGATATTCTCTTTTACTTTTCAAAGGATCCGATCTATAGAAAATACCATCATGATAAGCTAACCTTTAGCGTATGGTATGCCTTTTACGAAAACTTTATCCTTCCACTTTCTCATGACGAAGTGGTGCATGGCAAAGGCTCTTTGCTTAACAAAATGCCAAAAGACGATTGGCAAAAGTTTGCCAACTTAAGACTTTTGCTCTCTTATATGTATGCTTTCCCTGGGAAGAAGCTTCTGTTTATGGGCGGAGAGTTTGGACAGTGGAAGGAGTGGGACCACAACAACAGCTTGGACTGGCATCTTTTGGAGTATGCACCCCATCAAGGAATCCAAAGGCTTGTAAAGGATCTAAATCACATATACCGCAGAGAAAAGGCTTTGCATGAGCTGGACTGCGACCCTCAAGGCTTTGAATGGGTAGATTTTTCAGACTACGAGCAAAGTATAATAAGCTTTTTGAGAAAATCAAAGGATGGCGAGACTATTTTGGTAGTTTGCAACTTTACCCCAGTGCCAAGGTATAACTATCGGGTTGGAGTGCCAAAGAAAGGAGCATGGATAGAGATCTTCAACTCAGATTCTGAGCTTTACGGTGGTGCAAACATAGGAAACATGGGAAGGGCAAAAGCTGAAGCTGTGCCTTTTCACGGAAGACCATACTCTTTAAGCTTAACCTTACCACCTTTAGGTGCGGTGTTTTTGAAGTGTTTTGGATGA